In Enoplosus armatus isolate fEnoArm2 chromosome 12, fEnoArm2.hap1, whole genome shotgun sequence, the DNA window TGGAAAATTGATGCCTGCTGGCATTATGGCAGGGCTAAGGTCAGGAGTCAAATTTGCTCAACACACAGCAACGTTCATCAGTGattgtaaaataatgtaataattttttatctctgattggctgtctcTATCTCGCAGTTTGTTGATGGTGTTTCGACTGTTGTTACTCATCTTGGTGTGACTGGAGGAACGACACTGACCAGACTGAgggctctctgtctctcaatgAACAAACcttgttttaaaggaaacatCATTCCCAGTTAGCATACTAAAACAAGTCTTGTGCTTTGTATGGTAACTTTACTTTTATGTGACCAGAAACCTTGCAAAAGCTTCCAGTGGGTGTTTAACCGATTTAAGATTAACTTCTAATCTTATTGCAGTAAATCTGTCTGGTGATCGTATATAAATTTTGTATATTTGCATGAATGTTAATCTCATGATTTGAGattaattttcattttgcagcttTGTGGGTGTCTTGGCAGGGGGTTCACTGTTTACACTACTACATCACCTTTGCAGGCTGCTAAACTATGAAGGTTATTAAGCTGAGATATTCAAATTactgaaaaaaggaacaagtttcaaaaataaaatgtgttttcttgacTGCTCGCATGCACATTTGACTTGATATATGAGTTAATATGTTTATGATTTTTGTAATAATagcaaaactaaataaatatgtgATTCTTAAaataatgcttttctttttataaacaaGGTGTGGTGATGGTGATAAGATagggaacaaaaacacagcagcttctccaatgtcgctcaaaaataaacaatttatttaGAAGAaccttcacattaaaacaccCATAAAATGTTATGAAAGATTACATAGATTCCTTTCTTCATAGATTTGTTCATTAGTGAAGGATAGTGCAGTATTAATCTCAACATAAACCAGCAAACATGAGTGATCCATAAGCCGTACATGTTAACGCTCGCAGTGTAAATCATTCACACTGCCTATGTGAGGAATGCGCCAGATCTTTTACAGAGTTCACGGCAGTGGTATTTCGATTTTGAACACCTCCATGATGGTCTTCACGTAGGTTTCATCCGGCTGCGACTTCCTCTTGCTGCCTGGCTGCAGGAACCTGCTGATGGCGGGAATCCGGGTCATCCTGCCCTGGAAAGACTGGAGGGAAACACATCCTCAAACAGAGCATTCAGGGTTGGGTGTGTATTGTTGTACACTGACATGATTGTTAACCATATACTGGGATTTCATGGGAACAAGTtctcttttgttgctgttgttactTTGTATATCCAGccttgtacagtatgtcacttTGCTACATTTACCTTGACATTGGGAAACTCGGAGAGGATTCCTGTAAATTTCTCCTCCAACATCAGGGTGCATTCAAGCAGCTGTACATCTGCACAGCTTACTTTACCTCCCACCAGGTATATGGACCCAGACAGCACCTGAGGAGACACACAATATCTTGATTAGTTATCATATATAATCATCAGAAGCCCACATAACCCAGATGAATCAATTATTATACCATTTCAGTATACAGAGTGGTACCTTTTCAAACACAGGCAGGTAGCGCTCTTTGGCTTTAGTTTCAATAGCTTCCAGTTTTGGTTTTGGATCTGGGCTGAAGGGCAACATCATGATCATTTCCATGAGATCCATCACTCCCTCAGAGTACATGTTGATCCTGAGGGAAAGCATCACCATATACACTGTAACATTCATCCACTGAAATTACATGACACAGTAGACGCTCCCGTCATTACACTGTTATAAAAAAGGACCATACATGACTCGGTCTTTGAGATCTTTTCCATGAAGATTGTACTTCTCTGCGATGTAATTCAAGATTGCTTTTGTCTGAATAAGCTTCATGCCATCGATTTCCACCATGGGAACCTGTTGAAACATTAGAGCTCcatctgcagagaaaacacagcagcaggtaaTTCAGGGTGGCACTCCCTGTGgttaaacattatatatatcaCAACAGTTTGCTGCATGTCTGAGGCCTTGGCCTCCAAATTGCTGTCCCACCCAGGTTACATAATATGTGGGTCGAAGTTAACTGacaaacaaaagtcaaaacCAGATTGAAAATGTGTGACTTGGAACCAGGCCACGATTTTAGCTTTAAAACACCTGACTTACTTAAACTTACCACTGAGGAGTTTCTCATACTGCTCCCGAGTTGTCAGGTACACCTCATCAAACTGTGAACATGAAATTACAGAGCAGATTTATGGCACATTCAGGATGTTTGCTGTCCCTGAAAGACAGCAAAGCTTTAGTTTAACATCATCACACTCTTCACTTACCTCGACCTGTGCAACTGTCAAAAGCCAGCGGATTGACTCCATTTTCCCTCTCCCATTGAAGTAGTACAGCACAACTTTTCCAGCCATGGCTATagtgttttgtaaatgtaaatatctgAAActaaaaagagacagatataGAGAGACAAATATCACATATATTACTGAATACAAACGTTTACAAAAACTGAGTTAACGAGTCTTTCGAAAGGTGCCATACCTGTGCACCGGCCCGCCTGCCGCGGAGAAATCAGGGTGGAGTGAGCACTGCAAGTAAAGTTTATTTCGTTATGTAATATTGGagtgttggggaaaaaaaacaatgaaggtGGGGAAAACAACTAAAGACTATGATTGGTTGGTTCTGGCCAATAGGAACATGGCACATTTCCTGCCGCTAGACATCATGGGAAAAATACTAACTGGCTGTGTTCGATCATTTTAAGGTTCGAAGTTCGCAGTATCAACGTAGATACGTTTATAAACACGTCAGGCGAAGAGTATACATCGTGGCGAACATATTTGGTATTCGACACCGTGATAGTAAACGATTGTGCTTTACGGACACATATATACGCCACGCCTTCTTTTCGTAAAGTGGATGTGAGGGCGATCTGGCTGCGACATCTGTCACCCCATTGATCGCTAGGGTTGATTCGGCTGATCTGGCTGGCTAGGCGGGTGtccccttcctccctcaccGCTCCATGTGTGTCCCTCCCGAAGCCCCGCGCTCGGTGGAAGAGGACGACGTCCCCCCCCGGCGGACGACCATCCATCGGTGTACCAGTAGCTGCGCTCCCCTGCTAGAACCTCCAAACAAGCTCAAGGCCCATTTGTAGGAGAAACGTAGGGAAGTTAAGCTCCAAGCGTCAGACACATCCAAATGAGGCACTGCACGTGGCAGTCTGCcttacttttttaaatttaaatctgCTATATTGCATTTGGTGTTAGTTTATAATACACTAGTGTTATTCCCTTAACATAATGATACTCTgctctgaaacatttttttaaaagaatgaagTCTTTTTAAGCCAGCATTCTGTATAAAATGAAGCTAAATGCATTTTATCAACTTGGACACTGATACTGTAGTTAATAATAGTTTGATAAATTTAGTTGAGATGTGTTATCTTAGTAAAATGTATGTAGTTTAATAGTTTACAGTACTGAtaaagcaccacaaactgctgcCTTAAAAACTGAATCTCTTTATTGCTGATCCTGAACTACATACTACCTATTGTATGGCCACATGTCCTGTATCTCTTTCACCTTTTTTAATGCAATATTAATGGCAATTATTAGGATGACACCATTTATTAATGATGTAAatctctgatgtgtttttcattttacattgtaTAGTGCACGGCCCCTGTGGATGTATTTCTGCACAAATGCTCTTCTCATTTTCCACATAGCCATGAAGATAAGAATACCCCTGTTAGGTGTCAATTGAGTACAATGTAGTGTAATGTAGTCTAACATCACACCTGCACCTGCACATCCTACAGGAAAAGATTGTCCATCAAGTGCCTCAAAAGCTTTTACTAGTTGACAAAATTGCAACCTCTTTCTTCTTGCAATCACAATATGTACCAATGCAGGAAACTTTACATGTCATTACATTACGTACCCACTGTAGTACAACTGATTTGAATCAGAATATCAGATCAGTATAGATGCAGTGCATTCATGCATGTATGGCATTAACAGTGAGATAATACTGACAGATGAATCTCTAGCAGATTAATCCAGCTGGCCAGCATCTAACAGGGTTGCTGTGCTCACCCTGTTGCAGCTGGAATGGActgatacagtacagtatatatacacactatacaatatatatatttgttaacAGTCAGCTGATCAATTAATAGTGTTTCATAAAAAATTACACAAGTTGAACATATCGGTAGGTACCTGGTCAAAAGTTTAATTATACTCAATAAGTGGCAATTCAATAATCACACTCAATTTGGCCAAGGGAGTAGAACGTGTTACTGTAACTTCATTTAACATCATTTTACTTCCAGAACTAAAACAGATTTATACAACGTGGCAACCACTTGCATCGTATTAATTTTACTGAAATTAAAGCACTGTCTtgaatttcattaaaaacataatgcaCAAATAATAGTTACCTGATTGacaatcataaaacaaaaacagcaggaaTGTAAAAAATGACTGTACTGTACAGAGGCAAAGTAATTAGTTAGGCAAAAACAAGTCACAGTGAAGTTTTCATAAAGTTTTCATAACATATATGCATATTATGTATACAGGTTGGTGAACAACATTCAATGATAAATCTGATACAAAACTGAGGGCGTAACCTCTGCAGGACAGCAGTTATGTTACAGAAATACGaaataaaacactgaggagCAAATCTGGGCTCAAATTTTGGCCAGTTGCATTTCACTATACACATACACTTAGATATTTTATAACTCACAACATCCATAGTACACATAATGATAAAATTATTGCTGTGTAAGATGTATGTACAGATTTTGATTATAAAACAACTAGGCCTACTCTTTGGAGGTGAAAGAGTTCTTAGGAGCGCAGATCACAGCTCCGGGGAGGGCACTAGCGGTGTCCATATTTGGCAGACCAGTCTGTTCGCCCGTGGATGGTCTGTACTGGTGGGCGAGGCAGAAGACCAGGGGTGCTCTTGTTGGCCAACGGCATGTTGGTAGATGTGCTCATCTGACTCCGACCAGACTGCCATGTTGCATAATCTAAAatagcatcaaaatacaaataaatataaaatgaacaacaacaaaacagccatTGTCAGGTGGCTGGGCACTATAAAAGTCCATATAGATAGCTGAATATTACAGAAAACGCTAAGCTCTGACGTTCATCCTCACTTGATGCTGTTGATTCCAGTGAAGGACCCTGATGCCCTCTGTGACCAGCAGAACCGGGGTCTTTTTTGTAAAACGACGGCATGTATCCACCTGGGATTGTATTTGTACCTGATATGTAAAATCAACAAAAGCAGATCCGTTAATTTGTACCTAGTTAACAGTGAGAACAATGAGCTGCAAAGATTACAGTGAAGTTAAAAGTGGAAGATGTCCTGGGAGATTACCATGAGCGCCTCTGCTTGGCAGAGTCCCTCCAAATGGAATACTACTGTTGCCCCAAAGATGGCTTCCAGTGAAGTCTTTACTGGCATTCATGGCCACGTTCTTCTTTGTACTAATGcctgaaggagacagagagagattattCAGTTCATTTGAACCAAACTGAAGACAGTTTGGATGTGAAGGCACCTGTAGACACTGATGCTCTAGATGTATTTTATTCAAGTCTTTATGTATGATATATATTACCAGGTAAATATCTCGACTGCCTCAAGTAATGTTGTTTGGCAGAAGCGGTTCTTGATGGCTCTTGGTAAGCTGCAGTCTTGTTCAGGTTTAAAGGTGCGTCTTCCTTTCCGTTGGGGCGACTGAAATCCAGAACATTTCCGTATCTGAAAGACAGAGGGCCTTCTATGAGACAGAGGTGGTGTGAATTACCTGCTTGTAGTAACACTGATGTAGGGACATTAGCTCAGGCTACAGATCTCACGTTGTATTCATGTATTGTCACTGCATCACTACAGTCTTTCCTTTTGTTAGTACATCATTACAGTGCAGACACCACTGAATCTGCTGAAAGGTACCTTGCGATGACACATCATAGCCTCACCTGCTCAGTGCTTCCTCCCCCTGCCTCGACTTCTCTGTGGAGAAGTTACTTTTCCCGAGAATACTTATGGATGTCAGATCCGTTTCTTCGTAGTCATCCCAGTCTTCACCCTTAAGGTGTCCTGTGCCGTGTCCCCAACGCCGCCGCCCTCCTTTAGGTTTCAACTGATAGCTCAGTAGGTTTGAATTTTCAGACTCCTGTCTCGTTTGctaaaacatcaaacatacaTGTGAGAAATATTTCCCACAATTacatgttcaaataaaaaacaagttatTATGGTACATTTGTGTAGATATTCTGGCTCTCCCTTTGATGGAACCAGTCTTTACTCCAATTCTAAAAGTAATACAAAGTAAAGACCAGCAAGTAACTTATTTAAAGATATGTAATCTGCTTTATATGTAAAGGCTTCATTCATCCACGCACTGGAAGAAATAAAGAGGGAATACTTGCAATTTCAggataactaataataataataataataataatgtacagtaaatacacacagacataatgtTTTCAAGCCTTACCTTGCTCTGGAGACTCTTGTCAACAACGTAAGGAAGATGGCTCTGTGGTGTTCCTTCAGTCTGTTCCCGCTTCAGAATGTGCTTCGGTTGCTGCTGTCGCACCAGCTCTGTGTGCCGTTGGTACACTGCCGCCTGGGCAGCTGCTGATACAGGGGAGGGCTGGATCTGCTGAAGAGGCCTGGAGGGGGAGCAGTGTTGGTTTGGAGGTGGAGGCTGGGAGGGGGGCACGGGCTGAAGCAGCAGGGGTTGCTGCTGCATTGCCTGTTGTGACTGTAAAGGAGCCTGCAGGGGCACAAGGCCTGGCTGAGGTCTGCCCTGCTCCAGGATCTGCTGAGGAGTGCCCAAAGCCTGGCCCACGTGGAAGTAAGAGTACCTGAGAGCCTGGGAGGATATAAAGATTTGGAGAAACAACATCAGCTTTCATTCTGTAAGGGCTGTGGAAATACTTGAAGTATAGGTCAGACTCTACCTGGGCGGAGGCTGGTCTCTTCTTGGGATCCCACTGGAGCAGGTCTGTCATCAGATGGATGGCTTCAGGACTGGCATTCGGGATCAGTGTCTTCAGATTACTGGGGACACACTGAGGCCAACGGAAATTCATAGCACTCGCCAGCAGGTATCCCTCCGGCCAATCATTCTGGAGCAAGAAGATGCAGTCCATCTTACAAACCACATTTACATATCATCATATTTAACACGTTTTTATTAACAGTAATAGTAATATGAGTAGAATTGTAACTGAAAAAATAATGAGGGGTAGGACAAATACCTGCAGTgctaaacacaaatatatttctaCATATTACtcgtttttattatatttccaGTTATtcccaaaacaaaataactctAAACATTTActtggttttaaatgtgcagttgTACTCAGTATGTGACTCAAATACTGCCACATGCAGCTAATACTTCAGTCCTGATAACCATCTATAGTCATATAGTCATGAATGGAACTTAAGAGTCACCAACAAGTTTGGacacatttctgtaactttgcAAAACCATCAATCCAACATTCATACCCACCTCACGCTGTGATTGGCCAGATGTGCTGAGGTGAGAGAAAGCTGGGTTTGAACTTGatgactgtctgaaaatgtatgTTATCCTATATTTAAACTATAACgcatctcccctctctctatgACAACTGGCTTTTCACGCCGCCTTCCAGTGCGGCCGTTTGGGATTACTATAAACACTAGTTCAAACTAGTACAAACTAGTTCTGATTGAGCATAAACCTGAccctttacttttactttttttatggGTTCCACATGTACCTTCTTTGGTGTACCCAAGACTTGGCAGATCTTGAATATGGTGTCTACTTCACTGGAGCCTGGGAAAAGAGGCCTGAGGGTATAAAGCTCTGCCATGATGCAGCCAACTGCCCACTGGTCTATGGGGGAGCTGTAGGATGTGGATCTGAGGAGCACCTCTGGGGCTCTGTACCTGGTCCAAAAAGAGAGGGTAGTAGGATTTTAGTGCACTGAACTATCAAACACGGTTTTATTTAGGCTAAGTGCATTATGTTTACTCCAACAGAAACTCACCATCTAGTCGAGACATAGTCTGTGTAAGGTGGTCGAGATCTGATTTCACGGGCAAGTCCGAAGTCAGCTATTTTCACCAGCTCTGGGCCCATGCACAGAAGATTCTCTGGTTTCATGTCCCTGTGAAAAAACCCTAACAAAGACACACTGCGTCTTCACTCAAATGGTACAAAATGTGGGCATTTAATTTAGCACTCTGGAGTTGTAAACAGACGTACCATgtttatgaatgaatgtgagCCCCTGTAGTATCTGAAACATAATATTTCTTACAGCAGATTCAGGAAACAAACGAGTCCTGCAGCAAGAAACAAACGGTAAGAAAACCTCAAACAGTTAAGAGACTATATATAATGCAACAAGTAACAACTATACGCACCTGTCTTTCATTAGCTGGTATAAATTTTCCTTCATGTACTCAAATATAAAGTACAAGTGATCATTTTCTCGAATGACCTCCTTAAGTTTGATCACATTAGCATGGTTGAGTTTCTTTAAGgactgaaagaagaaagaaatacgATCATGTAAGAATATGTGGAAtgcataaagaaaaaaaaaaaaacagtagcagaaataaacaaataaataaatctaacaTGCTGGACAATACACATGGGTCACTGCAGCACACTCAAAAGCACGCCCTACAACTAGGAAACAAAGCCTTCTTGTTAAAACATGGCTAGAGTAAGAACGTAATGTAGTTTAGGGGTAAATGCTGCAAAGGTGGGACTTCTTAGTGGGGACaatttaaaagggaaaataaatagaGAGTAATAGAAAGCAGGATGAAGAAATATACACTTTTCCCCATGCACTGGGATGATATAGGTTTAACCATGCTAAAGTTTAGTAAGGGGGAAAGCTGTAATGGGATTTTGATGTTTTATGGTGTGACATGCTGTAATTATAATCTAATTAGCGGGACTCTAAGGACCAGCGTGTTCTACACGTTTTGCTGCTTTATGGTCAAGCTCTAGgaaagaggggtgggggtgggggtgggggggtgtagGCCGGGGATGGAAACCAGAGCTCAAAACCAACAGCACACAAGAATCACCTTCTACTCTTAGAGCTGGTGTGTGACTTTGAGCTGTGAGGAAATTTAGAATCGgtgtgaaaagaaacaacagaaggTTTTGACTAAAATGTAGAGTATGTTAATCATATTATCAATACTGCATTACCCACAAATGATCAAGTTATCATGAAGTTACTGATGACttacacaataaaatgaaaaatcaacCCAAACAGAAACATATTACACATATTATTATGCAAAGTCTGATGTTTCCTAATCCTAATAATTACTTATCACtgacataatataataataataatatcactgGGAAAACACAATTTCATCTTGAGTAACTCTTAATATTTAaccacaaatatacagtacatatttgTTCCACTACCCTACGACATTGTCCTTGAGATTAGCTAGTAATACACCATACCACAGTGATATTTCACACCAAATATTGTAGAATGGAGCCAAAACTCCACAGAACATTTGTGGCGTTTTAATAACAAGAATGAAAAGCCAAGTGAATGAGGATCAGTTGCAGCCAGTACCACAATGCATTAATATGGGCACATAACATCAGTTTGATCAGTAAATATGAACCATTCTCCCCCGAATCAAGGATGCAACCACACCCCTAACTTGCTTACATTCTATATTAAAAGTAGAGAAAAGCACATATTCCCTTTAAGTAGATGTTGGGTTGATTTTTCCATAATTCTGCTGtactattaaaatgtgtgaaaatgtaaaaaagacgAACTCACCTTGACTTCACGAAGGTTCATGCATTCTTCCCAGGAGTagaattttcttttcattctgaAAAATACTTTTCCTATTACTAATTTGTTGGAAATTACAAATTGCTTTgcaatctatttattttttagctGCCGACAAGTCTAATAACACACAATACTCACTTCTTTATGGCAACCAGCTCTCCTGACTCCAGACTGCGGCCGAGGATGACAGAACCGTAGGTGCCATCCCCGAGCTGTCTGATGGTGGTGTATCTATTCATTATGCTTGTCCTTCCATAGCATCAACCACAGGCAGATAATAATCgggtggaaaaaaagagatgtgttCACCTCCGGCTGCTGAATGCAACCAGATTTTCCTGTGACAACAGCAGAAGACCACGGGCAGGCCTGGAGGACTCATGGTGTCCTGGACTTGCCTCCCTCTAGCTGGGAGATGAGGGATGGACAACAAGAAATCATGTTGATTATGGAGCTGTATGAATTACAATGTACACTGTCCATGACTGCTGACTACAAACTAACGACTAAGTGGGACAAGTTTGTATCCTCCCAATCCTGGCCACATCTGATGATGTACCAGTTTTCCTGGTTTTCAGAGCCACCGTCTTATCTGCCTGTGACATTACAAGTAATTTGGTCACTAATCCTGGTCCaatatgcaacttacacaagtgtgatgtggaaacttgaaacctcCAGCActcaacactgaaaatgttcttttcagtGAAGTGGGAGATGATTTTTAACGAGGTATTTTTTTGAGGAAATGATACATGTGTGGAGGAACTTTAACTGTTAACTGACAAGTGAAATAGTGAACATAGTACAAGTGTATGAAAATTGCTATTGTGGTCTTTAATCTATGACAGTAAGTCAACATCGGCTGATATGTGGTTTATCACGTTTATTGCCAAGCATTAGATAGTTAAAATAGATACTACTTGCAAGAGTAagttggggaaaaaagagcTTACAGCTACATCCTTCACCAGCATGTTACCAtgttatttccatgttttttttcctttcgtcCTGTTTAGTTGACAACGCAGCTAACGTCAGCTGTTGTATTCCTAGTTTAGTTAGCGTTAATTGTGCAGCGtaaaagctaacgttaacgtaaCGTAACGgcaaattagcactaaacatttATTATTCGGATATAATTCACACTG includes these proteins:
- the gsta.1 gene encoding glutathione S-transferase, alpha tandem duplicate 1, producing the protein MAGKVVLYYFNGRGKMESIRWLLTVAQVEFDEVYLTTREQYEKLLSDGALMFQQVPMVEIDGMKLIQTKAILNYIAEKYNLHGKDLKDRVMINMYSEGVMDLMEMIMMLPFSPDPKPKLEAIETKAKERYLPVFEKVLSGSIYLVGGKVSCADVQLLECTLMLEEKFTGILSEFPNVKSFQGRMTRIPAISRFLQPGSKRKSQPDETYVKTIMEVFKIEIPLP
- the LOC139294213 gene encoding serine/threonine-protein kinase ICK-like, coding for MNRYTTIRQLGDGTYGSVILGRSLESGELVAIKKMKRKFYSWEECMNLREVKSLKKLNHANVIKLKEVIRENDHLYFIFEYMKENLYQLMKDRTRLFPESAVRNIMFQILQGLTFIHKHGFFHRDMKPENLLCMGPELVKIADFGLAREIRSRPPYTDYVSTRWYRAPEVLLRSTSYSSPIDQWAVGCIMAELYTLRPLFPGSSEVDTIFKICQVLGTPKKNDWPEGYLLASAMNFRWPQCVPSNLKTLIPNASPEAIHLMTDLLQWDPKKRPASAQALRYSYFHVGQALGTPQQILEQGRPQPGLVPLQAPLQSQQAMQQQPLLLQPVPPSQPPPPNQHCSPSRPLQQIQPSPVSAAAQAAVYQRHTELVRQQQPKHILKREQTEGTPQSHLPYVVDKSLQSKQTRQESENSNLLSYQLKPKGGRRRWGHGTGHLKGEDWDDYEETDLTSISILGKSNFSTEKSRQGEEALSRYGNVLDFSRPNGKEDAPLNLNKTAAYQEPSRTASAKQHYLRQSRYLPGISTKKNVAMNASKDFTGSHLWGNSSIPFGGTLPSRGAHGTNTIPGGYMPSFYKKDPGSAGHRGHQGPSLESTASNYATWQSGRSQMSTSTNMPLANKSTPGLLPRPPVQTIHGRTDWSAKYGHR